In Trichoderma asperellum chromosome 1, complete sequence, a single window of DNA contains:
- a CDS encoding uncharacterized protein (EggNog:ENOG41) codes for MLKASTVEEIFAALNSLRETRDRTSANDPEIDQHLRIVQLVQHLLQVENQPITPFIYECLMDAMAHRRGSVDGVRRLLVDMAEQGIKPTAELCNSALRALMNHPDYMLRQDILNIMQEYWFTIDTPLKQTVIVGMLRDEQYELAYARLTELIEQGARIDPWVYDIFILVFGKLRFLDEMLQLLYRRKNIGGSTDPTVITLTYYALDMCSQAYHHAGTLFGWLSVVQNHLVQPSDGIIENVLGTAARNADAQLATEALDLISQRTRAQSHHYEAVVEAFIGSGDLAAAIRTLCIMRDSGIRISRANTRPIYKTLMSRPELLEGAEEVVREAARARPVHRAIVAVVIDSIAQIHGSEKALPLYRDLPTLCGAESLNATMAQDLIIYSAEEATAELLTKEYKDHVAENQDPIRNVSTYNLLITKCAEAGEMDLAFRFTKQAMAAGITKSRSSRWISALVEQAITREDSRIWPVVDSLLSSGEEDTRKMVRRILQQKRISKLASQWKAKSLQPQRPALN; via the coding sequence ATGCTGAAAGCCAGCACCGTTGAAGAAATTTTTGCGGCCTTGAATTCCCTTCGAGAGACAAGGGATCGGACATCCGCCAACGATCCAGAAATCGACCAGCATCTAAGAATAGTGCAGCTAGTACAGCATCTTTTACAGGTCGAGAACCAACCCATTACGCCTTTTATTTACGAGTGTCTAATGGACGCCATGGCTCATCGACGAGGCTCCGTCGATGGTGTCCGCCGATTGCTTGTCGACATGGCTGAGCAGGGGATAAAGCCAACGGCGGAATTATGCAACAGCGCCCTGAGAGCGCTGATGAATCATCCGGATTACATGTTGCGCcaagatattttaaatatcaTGCAGGAGTACTGGTTTACAATTGATACGCCATTGAAGCAGACGGTTATAGTGGGAATGCTCAGAGATGAGCAATACGAGCTGGCGTATGCAAGGTTAACGGAGCTGATTGAGCAAGGGGCCAGAATCGACCCCTGGGTCTACGACATATTCATTCTAGTGTTTGGGAAGCTTAGATTTCTGGATGAAATGTTGCAGCTTTTGTATAGGCGCAAGAACATTGGCGGCAGCACTGATCCAACGGTCATCACCTTGACGTACTACGCATTGGACATGTGCAGCCAGGCATATCACCATGCGGGGACGTTGTTTGGCTGGCTCTCGGTGGTGCAAAATCACCTCGTACAACCCTCAGACGGCATTATAGAAAATGTGCTGGGAACTGCGGCTAGAAATGCAGACGCGCAGTTGGCGACCGAGGCGCTGGATCTGATATCTCAGCGAACAAGGGCTCAATCTCACCACTACGAGGCCGTCGTGGAGGCTTTTATTGGTAGTGGAGACCTCGCAGCGGCGATTCGAACTCTCTGCATTATGAGAGATAGCGGTATACGAATATCACGCGCCAATACCAGACCTATTTACAAAACGCTGATGAGCCGTCCAGAGCTCTTGGAGGGAGCCGAGGAGGTGGTCCGAGAGGCAGCCCGTGCTCGCCCAGTTCACAGAGCGATTGTAGCTGTTGTGATTGATTCAATAGCGCAGATTCACGGCAGCGAAAAAGCTTTACCCTTATACCGAGATCTGCCAACGCTCTGTGGCGCGGAATCGCTCAATGCAACCATGGCACAGGATCTCATCATCTACAGCGCCGAGGAGGCCACCGCTGAACTCCTCACAAAGGAGTACAAGGATCACGTTGCAGAAAACCAAGACCCAATTCGGAACGTTTCGACATACAACCTCTTGATTACGAAGTGTGCAGAAGCAGGTGAGATGGACCTAGCGTTTCGGTTTACGAAACAAGCCATGGCCGCCGGCATCACAAAGAGCCGATCCTCTAGATGGATCAGTGCCTTAGTCGAGCAGGCAATTACGAGAGAAGACAGTCGGATTTGGCCTGTAGTTGATTCACTCCTTAGCTCAGGCGAAGAGGATACGAGGAAGATGGTGCGCAGGATTCTACAACAGAAGCGAATTTCGAAGCTAGCCTCACAGTGGAAGGCAAAAAGCCTACAACCGCAGCGCCCTGCCCTGAACTGA
- a CDS encoding uncharacterized protein (TransMembrane:12 (i180-200o220-237i249-267o273-290i302-322o342-368i416-435o455-477i498-516o522-547i559-580o592-610i)), producing MADIIRDAAIGQVIRWVTGNRYLQYPEEKEDFTLPEPWIQLMNGVPITSANTSTSDASTAAEEKETGGILRTPSNGSNGSTARDRSPQPSRAPKLDEEQGAESGRRHSSSQQSVSHEHAQHSEWGDMTRQRHDDDVEHDLEKVKSLPIVPQTTKDGAILVDWYYTDDPENPYNWSRNKRLLVNVIICLYTFVVYTTSAIYTTSEGGIIERFGVSEIKATLGLSIYVLGYGIGPLIFSPLSEIPLIGRNPVYIATMFLFVIISIPTAFAPNYPGLMVLRFLQGFFGSPCLASGGASLGDMYSLMALPFAMMSWVAAAYCGPALGPLLSGFAVPVKGWRWSLFISIWASAPVFIAMFLLLPETSSANILLRRARRLRKLTGNKRFMSQSEIDQHNLRYRDIFWDALIKPLEITLKDPAVLFVQVYTAIIYGIYYSFFEVFPLVYPVFYGMNLGQVGLVFLCILVSCIIGIAVYSAYLYFWMNPRIEKYGWPVQEERLIPALPASVGPTIGLFLFAWTARASIHWIVPTIGITIYGATVFVVMQAVFIYVPLSYPRYAASLFAANDFFRSALACGSVLFAHPLFHNLGVAKGTSLLGGLSVIGIIGIWLLYFYGGKLRTLSKFAESDEPKAESTTLEEEKN from the exons ATGGCGGACATCATCCGTGACGCCGCCATCGGGCAAGTCATCCGCTGGGTTACTGGCAACCGCTACCTTCAATACCccgaagaaaaggaagacttCACATTACCCGAGCCTTGGATTCAGCTGATGAACGGTGTCCCCATCACATCAGCAAACACTTCTACATCAGATGCTTCTACCGCcgccgaagaaaaagagacggGCGGCATCCTGCGGACTCCATCCAATGGGTCCAACGGGAGCACTGCCCGAGATCGATCCCCACAACCGTCACGGGCACCGAAGCTGGACGAGGAACAGGGTGCCGAGTCAGGAAGACGGCACTCTTCATCGCAGCAGTCAGTTTCACATGAGCACGCTCAACACTCAGAATGGGGAGACATGACACGCCAGAGACACGATGATGATGTGGAGCACGATCTAGAGAAGGTCAAGAGTCTGCCCATCGTGCCTCAGACAACAAAGGACGGTGCGATCCTCGTCGATTGGTACTACACAGACGATCCTGAAAACCCATACAACTGGTCTAGAAACAAGCGTCTCCTCGTCAACGTTATCATCTGTCTCTACACTTTTGTTGTGTACACAACCTCAGCCATCTACACCACCTCCGAAGGCGGCATCATTGAGCGCTTTGGTGTCAGTGAGATCAAGGCCACTCTCGGCCTGTCCATCTACGTGCTGGGCTATGGCATTGGCCCGCTGATCTTTTCTCCCCTGTCTGAGATCCCCTTGATCGGACGAAACCCCGTGTACATTGCCACCATGTTCCTattcgtcatcatctcgaTCCCGACAGCCTTTGCGCCCAACTACCCCGGCCTGATGGTTCTGCGTTTCCTGCAGGGCTTCTTTGGATCCCCGTGTTTGGCGTCTGGAGGTGCTTCTCTTGGTGACATGTACAGCCTGATGGCTTTGCCTTTTGCCATGATGTCCTGGGTCGCTGCCGCATACTGTGGAC CCGCCCTGGGCCCTCTTCTCAGCGGTTTCGCCGTCCCCGTCAAAGGCTGGCGATGgtccctcttcatctccatctgggCCTCTGCTCCCGTCTTCATTGCCATGTTCCTGCTCCTCCCCGAAACCAGCAGTGCCAACATCCTTCTCCGCCGCGCCCGCCGTCTCCGCAAGCTCACCGGCAACAAGCGCTTCATGTCCCAGAGCGAGATTGACCAGCACAACCTCCGTTACCGAGACATCTTCTGGGACGCTTTGATCAAGCCTCTTGAGATTACTCTGAAGGATCCTGCCGTTTTGTTCGTCCAGGTTTACACTGCCATCATTTACGGCATCTACTATTCAT TCTTCGAGGTCTTCCCCCTCGTCTACCCCGTCTTCTACGGCATGAACCTCGGCCAAGTCggccttgtcttcctctGTATCCTCGTTTCCTGTATCATTGGTATCGCGGTCTACTCCGCCTACCTCTACTTTTGGATGAACCCTCGTATCGAAAAGTACGGCTGGCCTGTCCAGGAAGAGCGTCTCATTCCCGCCCTGCCCGCCTCCGTCGGCCCAACCattggcctcttcctcttcgcctgGACCGCCCGCGCTTCCATCCACTGGATCGTGCCCACCATCGGCATCACCATCTACGGTGCCActgtcttcgtcgtcatgcAGGCCGTCTTCATCTACGTGCCTCTTAGTTACCCGCGGTACGCCGCCAGTCTCTTCGCCGCGAACGACTTCTTCCGCAGTGCTCTTGCCTGCGGTAGTGTCTTGTTCGCGCACCCGCTGTTCCACAACCTTGGCGTCGCTAAGGGCACCAGTCTCTTGGGAGGTCTGAGTGTCATTGGCATCATTGGTATTTGGCTGTTGTACTTTTATGGTGGCAAGCTCCGAACGCTTAGCAAGTTTGCTGAGTCGGATGAGCCGAAAGCTGAGAGCACTACtcttgaggaagagaagaattaa
- a CDS encoding uncharacterized protein (MEROPS:MER0037714), giving the protein MSPQRKLLLLGTFVHSKTQQHLEFLHNAAVAVDEQGKIAAIERDVAEASEAQARLLTQLGWDEAEVDVTVAAEGQFFFPGFVDTHIHAPQYANAGIFGKSSLLDWLETYTFPLESSLADLSKARRVYTRCVRRTLSHGTTTATYYATIDVAATNLLADLCLSMGQRAFVGRACMDNPDVNPDYYRDASAAETLRATQQTIDHMRSIDPGFDIVSPILTPRFAPSCSREAMAGLAQLHRETNLPIQTHISENLGEIQLVKSMFPEADSYAGVYDKYGLLTPKTVLAHAVHISEEEAELIAHRGSKVSHCPCSNTSLTSGPARVRWMWDRGIDVGLGTDMSGGYSPSILDAARQAALVSRHVAMGIHVPEGGGAAAVEQEKERERVKLTVEEALYLATRGGARCVGLENKIGGFEVGMEWDAQLVSLSQVSDDGGMEEHDHGHGLVDVFGWESWGDRLAKWLYNGDDRNTKRVWVKGRLVHKRK; this is encoded by the exons ATGTCGCCGCAGAgaaaactgctgctgctgggcacGTTTGTGCACTCCAagacgcagcagcatctcgaaTTCCTGCACAATGCAGCAGTGGCGGTGGATGAGCAGGGCAAGATTGCCGCCATTGAACGGGACGTGGCAGAGGCGAGCGAGGCCCAGGCACGGCTTCTCACGCAACTTGGCTGGGACGAAGCAGAGGTGGATGTGACGGTGGCTGCCGAGGGGCAGTTTTTCTTTCCCGGCTTTGTGG ACACGCACATCCACGCGCCGCAGTATGCAAACGCAGGCATCTTTGGCAAATCAAGTCTCCTGGACTGGCTCGAGACGTACACGTTCCCCCTCGAGTCCAGCCTCGCGGACCTCTCAAAGGCCCGCCGCGTCTACACCAGATGCGTCCGCCGCACGCTCTCCCACGGCACCACCACGGCGACCTACTACGCCACCATTGACGTCGCGGCAACCAACCTCCTCGCCGACCTCTGCCTGTCCATGGGCCAGCGGGCGTTTGTGGGCAGGGCGTGCATGGACAACCCGGACGTGAACCCGGACTACTACCGGGACGCCTCTGCCGCCGAGACATTGAGGGCGACGCAGCAGACCATTGACCACATGCGCAGCATCGACCCGGGATTCGACATCGTCTCGCCCATCCTGACGCCCCGCTTCGCCCCTTCGTGTTCCCGCGAGGCCATGGCCGGACTGGCACAGCTTCATCGCGAGACAAACCTCCCCATCCAGACTCACATCTCAGAGAACCTCGGCGAAATCCAGCTCGTGAAGAGCATGTTCCCAGAGGCCGATTCATACGCAGGCGTCTACGACAAATACGGCCTTCTCACCCCAAAGACAGTCCTGGCACACGCGGTGCACATCTccgaggaagaggcggagCTCATCGCCCATAGGGGATCAAAAGTGTCCCACTGCCCATGCAGCAACACGTCCTTGACCAGCGGGCCGGCACGAGTGCGCTGGATGTGGGACAGGGGCATCGACGTCGGCTTGGGCACAGACATGAGCGGCGGGTACAGCCCTTCGATCCTAGATGCCGCGAGACAGGCCGCGCTGGTGAGCAGACATGTGGCCATGGGCATTCACGTCCCCGAAGgtggcggcgctgctgccgttgagcaggagaaggaaagggaGAGGGTCAAGCTGACGGTTGAAGAGGCGCTGTACCTGGCTACGCGGGGAGGAGCACGGTGTGTAGGGCTGGAAAACAAGATTGGGGGGTTCGAAGTAGGCATGGAATGGGACGCGCAGTTGGTATCTTTAAGTCAAGTGAGTGACGATGGCGGCATGGAAGAGCATGACCATGGCCATGGACTTGTGGATGTGTTTGGGTGGGAGAGCTGGGGGGATAGACTGGCCAAATGGCTGTACAACGGAGACGACCGAAACACGAAGAGGGTTTGGGTCAAGGGCAGGTTAGTCCATAAACGAAAGTGA
- the LSM4 gene encoding RNA processing protein, with product MLPLGLLNAAQGHPMLVELKNGETLNGHLVMCDTWMNLTLKEVVQTSPEGDKFMRLPEVYVKGNNIKYLRVPDEIIDQVTEQQKNQQGSGFRGGRGGHQSRGDHGGHGGRGGGDRGRGRGGRGRGRGRGQ from the exons ATG CTTCCCCTCGGATTGCTCAATGCTGCTCAGGGCCACCCCATGCTGGTCGAGCTGAAGAATGGAGAGACCTTAAACGGACACTTGGTCATGTGCGATACATGGATGAACCTCACCCTCAAAGAAGTCGTGCAGACAAGCCCT GAAGGGGATAAATTCATGCGCCTCCCAGAAGTCTACGTCAAGGGAAATAAC ATTAAATACCTCCGTGTTCCCGACGAGATCATCGACCAAGTCACCGAGCAGCAAAAGAACCAGCAAGGCAGCGGCTTCCGTGGCGGTCGCGGCGGCCACCAGTCAAGAGGTGATCATGGTGGTCACGGTGGCCGCGGAGGCGGCGACCGAGGGCGAGGCCGTGGAGGCAGAGGTCGCGGAAGGGGACGTGGGCAGTAA
- the FAS2 gene encoding 3-oxoacyl-[acyl-carrier-protein] synthase — translation MRPEVEQELAHTLLVELLAYQFASPVRWIETQDVFLAEKTAERIVEVGPADTLGVMAKRTLASKYEAYDAAKSVQRQILCYNKDAKEIYYDVDPVEEEPEPAAASSSDAPSQPAAGAPAAAAAPVAAAPAPSSGPAAQVPDQPVQAVDIVHTIVAQKLKKSLSDVPLSKAIKDLVGGKSTLQNEILGDLGKEFGSTPEKPEDTPLDELSASMQATFDGNLGKHTQSLIARLISSKMPGGFNITVARKYLETRWGLGSGRQDGALLLALTMEPAARLGNEGDAKGFLDGVVQKYAANAGISLTSAAASGGSEGGSGGMMMDPAAIDALTKDQRALFKQQLELFARYLKIDLRSGDKAHIESQKSEKILQAQLDLWTAEHGDFYASGIEPVFSPLKARSYDSSWNWARQDALTMYYDIIFGRLKTVDREIVSQCIRIMNKSNPKLLEFMQYHIDNCPTERGETYQLAKELGQQLIENCKEVLELSPVYKDVAVPTGPRTTVDARGNLNYEEVPRASCRKLEHYVQQMAEGGKISEYGNRTKVQNDLQRIYKLIKQQHKMSKTSQLEIKSLYGDVLRSLAMNESQIIPKENGKGRKSGLKGTSLNKGRVETIPFLHLKRKTLHGWDYSKKLTAVYLNSLEQAAKDGVTFQDKYVLMTGAGAGSIGAEVLQGLVSGGAKVVVTTSRFSREVTEYYQAMYTRFGSRGSQIVVVPFNQGSKQDVEALVDYIYDTKAGLGWDLDYIVPFAAIPENGRQIDNIDSKSELAHRIMLTNLIRMLGYVKSQKAERGFETRPAQVVLPLSPNHGTFGNDGLYSESKLALETLFNRWHSEDWGHYLTICGAVIGWTRGTGLMSGNNIVAEGVEAFGVRTFSQQEMAFNLLGLMSATIVDLCQSEPVFADLNGGLQFIPNLNEAMTKLRKDIMETSEIRRIVSKESAIENTIVNGADSEVLYKKKTIEPRANIKFDFPHLPDWKTEVAPLNDQLKGMVDLEKVVVVTGFAEVGPWGNSRTRWEMEAHGEFSLEGCIEMAWIMGLIKNHNGPLKGKPYAGWVDAKTGEPVDDKDVKQKYEKFILEHAGIRLIEPELFDGYDPNKKQLLHEVVIEEDLEPFEASKETAEEFRREHGDKVEIFEIPESGEYTVRVKKGASLWIPKALRFDRLVAGQIPTGWDPKRYGIPDDIVSQVDPVTLFLLVSVAEALLSSGITDPYEFYKYVHVSEVGNIVGSGMGGASALRGMHKARFLDKPLQNDILQESFINTMPAWVNMLLLSSSGPIKTPVGACATAIESVDIGVETILEGKARICLVGGLDDFGEEGSYEFANMKATSNSLDEFAHGRTPGEMSRPTTTTRNGFMESQGCGVQVIMTAKLALDMGVPIHGILAYTTTASDKIGRSVPAPGKGVLTSAREHAGKFPSPLLDINYRRRQIERRKKQIKQWEESELEFLHDEIDAMKAQGGAFDEKEYAQDRVAHIQREAERQEKELLRSMGNNFWKSDPSIAPLRGALATWGLTIDDLKVASFHGTSTGANDKNESSAVCQQLRHLGRSKGNAVLGVFQKFLTGHPKGAAGAWMLNGGLQILNTGLVPGNRNADNIDPIMEDYDLIVYPSRSIQTDGVKAFSLTSFGFGQKGAQAVGVHPRYLFATLDEKTYQEYCAKVEARQKKAYRFFHNGMISNTLFVPKAHAPYTDEQLSEVLMNPDARVTEDKKTKELKYAENFMKASEKVVPAVTVKETQQVIEALAHKVTSKNSNVGVDVEDISAINIENDTFIERNFTSQEIAYCKSSASPQSSFAGRWSAKEAVFKSLGVASKGAGAALKDIEILRDDSGAPTVTLHGDAAAAAKQAGVKEVSVSISHADKQAVAVAVAHF, via the exons atgCGTCCTGAAGTTGAGCAAGAGCTCGCTCACACGCTCCTCGTTGAGCTTCTAGCATACCAGTTCGCCTCTCCCGTCAGGTGGATTGAGACTCAGGATGTGTTCCTGGCAGAGAAGACGGCCGAGCGCATCGTCGAAGTCGGCCCCGCAGATACCCTCGGAGTGATGGCCAAGCGCACATTGGCGTCCAAATACGAAGCGTACGACGCGGCCAAGTCTGTTCAGCGACAGATCCTCTGCTACAACAAGGATGCCAAGGAGATTTACTACGATGTTGACCccgttgaagaagagcccGAGCCTGCTGCGGCCAGCTCATCAGATGCCCCCAGCCAGCCTGCTGCGGGCGCTCCcgcggctgcagctgcgccggttgctgctgctccggcTCCCTCCTCAGGGCCTGCAGCTCAGGTTCCTGATCAGCCAGTGCAGGCTGTCGACATCGTACATACCATCGTTGCGCAAAAACTCAAGAAGTCTCTTAGTGATGTGCCGTTGAgcaaggccatcaaggaTCTGGTTGGAG GCAAATCTACTCTTCAAAATGAGATTCTTGGTGATCTTGGAAAGGAATTCGGCTCAACGCCTGAGAAGCCTGAAGATACGCCTCTCGACGAGCTCAGCGCTTCCATGCAGGCCACCTTCGACGGCAACCTGGGCAAGCACACACAGTCACTCATCGCCAGATTGATCTCCTCGAAGATGCCTGGCGGCTTCAATATCACAGTAGCAAGAAAATACCTGGAAACAAGATGGGGCCTTGGTTCTGGTAGACAAGACGgagcactgctgctggctttgacCATGGAGCCTGCTGCTCGTCTAGGAAATGAAGGCGATGCCAAGGGATTCCTTGATGGGGTTGTCCAGAAGTATGCCGCAAACGCCGGTATCAGCCTGACGTCTGCGGCTGCCTCTGGTGGCTCCGAAGGTGGCTCTGGAGGCATGATGATGGATCCCGCTGCCATTGACGCCCTCACCAAGGACCAGCGAGCTCTGTTCAAGCAACAACTGGAGCTCTTTGCCCGATACCTCAAGATTGATCTCAGGTCTGGCGACAAGGCGCATATTGAGTCTCAAAAATCAGAAAAGATCCTGCAGGCCCAGCTCGACCTGTGGACCGCAGAGCACGGCGACTTCTATGCCTCTGGTATTGAGCCCGTCTTCAGCCCATTGAAGGCGAGATCTTACGACTCATCCTGGAACTGGGCTCGTCAAGATGCACTCACTATGTACTATGACATTATTTTTGGTAGACTCAAGACTGTCGACCGTGAAATTGTCAGCCAGTGCATCCGTATCATGAACAAATCTAACCCCAAGCTTCTCGAGTTCATGCAGTATCACATCGATAACTGCCCTACTGAGCGCGGTGAGACCTACCAGCTCGCCAAAGAACttggccagcagctcattgAGAACTGCAAAGAAGTTTTGGAGCTGTCTCCTGTCTATAAGGACGTTGCTGTCCCCACTGGTCCTCGCACCACCGTGGATGCGCGTGGCAACCTCAACTACGAGGAAGTTCCTCGCGCCAGCTGCAGAAAACTCGAGCACTACGTCCAACAGATGGCCGAGGGTGGAAAGATTTCCGAGTATGGCAACCGCACCAAGGTGCAAAACGACCTGCAGCGTATCTACAAGTTGAttaagcagcagcacaagaTGTCCAAGACTTCTCAGCTCGAAATCAAGAGCTTGTACGGTGATGTTTTGCGCTCTCTGGCCATGAACGAGAGCCAGATCATTCCCAAGGAGAACGGCAAGGGCCGAAAGTCCGGCCTGAAGGGCACCAGCCTGAACAAGGGCAGGGTTGAGACCATCCCATTCCTTCATCTCAAGAGAAAGACCCTGCACGGCTGGGACTACAGCAAGAAGCTCACTGCTGTCTACCTCAACTCTCTTGAGCAGGCTGCCAAGGATGGTGTCACTTTCCAGGACAAGTATGTCTTGATGactggtgctggtgccggATCCATTGGTGCTGAGGTTCTGCAGGGCCTCGTCAGTGGAGGTGCCAAGGTTGTGGTCACTACCAGTCGATTCTCCCGAGAGGTCACTGAGTACTACCAGGCCATGTACACCCGTTTTGGCTCTCGCGGATCTCAGATCGTTGTCGTCCCCTTCAACCAGGGAAGCAAGCAAGACGTCGAGGCCCTCGTTGACTACATCTACGACACTAAGGCGGGTCTTGGCTGGGATCTCGACTACATTGTTCCTTTCGCTGCCATTCCTGAGAATGGCCGACAGATTGATAACATCGACTCCAAGTCGGAGCTGGCCCACCGTATTATGCTGACCAACTTGATCCGCATGCTCGGTTACGTCAAGTCTCAAAAGGCTGAGCGAGGCTTCGAAACTCGTCCCGCTCAAGTCGTCCTTCCCCTGTCTCCTAACCACGGTACCTTTGGTAACGACGGTCTCTACTCCGAGTCTAAGCTCGCTCTCGAGACTCTCTTCAACCGATGGCACTCTGAGGACTGGGGCCACTACCTCACAATTTGCGGTGCTGTTATTGGATGGACTCGCGGTACTGGTCTCATGTCTGGCAACAACATTGTTGCCGAGGGTGTTGAGGCTTTTGGCGTCCGAACATTCTCTCAGCAAGAGATGGCTTTCAACCTCTTGGGTCTGATGTCCGCTACCATTGTCGACCTCTGCCAGTCAGAGCCCGTCTTTGCCGACTTGAACGGTGGCTTGCAATTCATCCCCAACCTGAACGAGGCCATGACCAAGCTTCGCAAGGATATTATGGAGACTAGTGAAATCCGCAGAATCGTTTCTAAGGAGAGCGCTATCGAGAACACTATTGTCAACGGAGCCGACTCCGAGGTCCtttacaagaagaagaccatCGAGCCCCGTGCCAACATCAAGTTTGACTTCCCTCATCTGCCCGACTGGAAGACCGAGGTCGCTCCTCTTAACGACCAGCTCAAGGGCATGGTCGACCTGGAGAAGGTAGTTGTCGTCACTGGTTTCGCGGAAGTCGGCCCTTGGGGTAACTCTCGAACTCGatgggagatggaggccCATGGCGAATTCTCGCTCGAAGGCTGCATTGAAATGGCCTGGATCATGGGTCTCATCAAGAACCACAATGGTCCTCTCAAGGGCAAGCCTTACGCTGGCTGGGTTGATGCTAAGACCGGCGAACCTGTTGATGACAAGGACGTCAAGCAGAAGTACGAGAAGTTCATTCTGGAACACGCCGGTATTCGTTTGATTGAGCCTGAGCTGTTCGATGGATACGACCCCaacaagaagcagctgcttcaCGAGGTTGTCATTGAAGAGGACCTTGAGCCATTCGAGGCTTCCAAGGAGACTGCCGAAGAGTTCCGACGAGAACATGGTGATAAGGTGGAGATTTTCGAGATCCCCGAGTCTGGAGAGTACACTGTCCGAGTGAAGAAGGGCGCCTCGCTCTGGATCCCCAAGGCTCTGCGCTTCGACAGACTCGTCGCTGGCCAGATTCCAACTGGCTGGGACCCCAAGCGATATGGTATCCCTGACGATATTGTCAGTCAAGTAGATCCTGTCACCCTGTTCCTTCTCGTGTCGGTTGCTGAGGCCCTCCTGTCCTCTGGTATTACCGACCCCTACGAGTTTTACAAGTATGTCCACGTCTCTGAAGTTGGTAACATTGTTGGCTCTGGTATGGGTGGTGCTTCAGCCCTGCGTGGCATGCACAAGGCCAGATTCCTCGACAAGCCCCTTCAGAACGATATCTTGCAGGAATCCTTCATCAACACTATGCCTGCTTGGGTTAATATGTTGCTGCTCTCTTCGTCTGGACCTATCAAGACCCCTGTTGGTGCTTGTGCCACTGCTATTGAGTCTGTTGACATTGGTGTGGAGACCATTTTGGAAGGCAAGGCTCGCATCTGTCTTGTCGGTGGTCTCGACGACTTTGGTGAGGAAGGCTCTTACGAGTTCGCCAACATGAAGGCCACCAGCAACTCATTGGATGAGTTTGCCCATGGCCGTACTCCCGGTGAAATGTCACGTCCTACGACTACTACCCGAAACGGCTTCATGGAGTCTCAGGGATGTGGTGTCCAGGTCATCATGACAGCCAAGCTTGCTCTGGATATGGGAGTCCCTATCCACGGTATCCTTGCTTACACCACCACTGCCTCTGACAAGATCGGACGTTCCGTCCCTGCTCCTGGCAAGGGTGTTCTTACGTCTGCGCGTGAGCACGCTGGCAAGTTCCCCTCGCCACTGCTTGACATCAACTACCGTCGCCGACAGATTGAGCGCCGCAAGAAACAGATTAAGCAGTGGGAAGAGTCTGAGCTGGAGTTCTTGCACGATGAAATCGATGCTATGAAGGCTCAGGGCGGTGCCTTTGACGAGAAGGAGTACGCCCAGGATCGTGTCGCACACATCCAGAGGGAGGctgagagacaagaaaaggaGCTCCTCCGAAGCATGGGCAACAACTTCTGGAAGAGCGATCCATCCATCGCTCCCCTCCGTGGTGCTCTTGCAACATGGGGCCTTACCATTGACGACCTAAAGGTTGCCTCTTTCCACGGTACATCTACCGGTGCCAACGACAAGAACGAGTCCTCTGCCGTTTGCCAGCAGCTGCGTCACCTTGGCAGAAGCAAGGGTAACGCCGTCCTGGGTGTCTTCCAGAAGTTCCTTACTGGTCACCCCAAGGGTGCTGCCGGTGCTTGGATGTTGAACGGTGGTCTACAGATTCTGAACACTGGTCTGGTCCCTGGTAACAGAAATGCCGACAACATCGACCCCATCATGGAAGACTACGACCTGATTGTTTACCCTAGCCGTAGCATTCAGACTGATGGCGTCAAGGCTTTCTCCCTCACTTCGTTCGGTTTCGGACAGAAGGGAGCCCAGGCAGTCGGTGTCCACCCCAGATACCTGTTTGCAACTCTCGACGAAAAGACTTACCAGGAGTACTGCGCCAAGGTCGAGGCCCGACAGAAGAAGGCTTACCGTTTCTTCCACAACGGCATGATTAGCAACACTCTGTTCGTCCCCAAGGCTCACGCTCCTTACACTGATGAGCAGCTCAGCGAGGTTCTGATGAACCCTGATGCTCGTGTCACCGAAGacaagaagacaaaggagcTCAAGTATGCGGAAAATTTCATGAAGGCGTCTGAAAAGGTTGTCCCTGCAGTCACTGTCAAGGAGACACAGCAGGTCATTGAGGCGCTCGCTCACAAGGTTACAAGCAAGAACAGCAATGTGGGTGTAGATGTCGAGGATATCTCTGCCATCAACATTGAGAATGATACTTTCATCGAGCGTAACTTTACTAGCCAGGAGATTGCTTACTGCAAGAGCTCTGCTAGCCCCCAGAGCTCATTCGCTGGCCGATGGAGCGCCAAGGAGGCAGTTTTTAAGTCTCTTGGCGTCGCCAGCAAGGGTGCCGGCGCTGCTCTGAAGGATATTGAGATCCTCAGGGATGATTCTGGCGCGCCTACTGTTACT CTTCATGGCgatgcggctgctgctgctaaacAGGCTGGTGTGAAGGAGGTTTCCGTCTCCATCTCTCATGCTGATAAGCAAGCTGTTGCCGTGGCAGTTGCTCACTTCTAA